The Bacteroidales bacterium genome includes a region encoding these proteins:
- the nadA gene encoding quinolinate synthase NadA — protein MKNKINRLIKNKNAVILAHYYQNAEIQNIADFVGDSLALAQKAVKIEADIIVFAGVHFMAETAKILNPEKKVLIPDMNAGCSLADSCNADKFKEFLKDYPNHTVITYVNASADVKILSDIIVTSGNAVKIVNQLPKDEKIVFAPDRNLGTYINYVTGRNMVLWDGACHVHNRIKKEDVLKLKQKYQDAKIISHPECQSEIIKISDFVGSTAALLNFIKKDNSKKYIVATETGILHQMKKIRTDAEFIIVSSNETCNCNDCSYMKLNTLEKILDVLENETNEIHLSDDVIKRALVPLNRMLEMS, from the coding sequence ATGAAGAATAAGATTAATAGGTTGATAAAAAATAAAAACGCTGTTATTTTAGCTCATTATTACCAAAACGCTGAAATACAAAATATTGCAGATTTTGTAGGTGATAGTTTGGCTTTGGCACAAAAAGCTGTTAAAATAGAAGCAGATATTATAGTTTTTGCGGGAGTCCATTTTATGGCAGAAACAGCGAAAATATTAAACCCTGAAAAAAAAGTACTGATACCAGATATGAATGCAGGTTGTTCGCTAGCAGATTCTTGTAATGCTGATAAATTTAAAGAATTTTTAAAAGATTATCCTAATCATACGGTTATAACTTATGTAAATGCTTCAGCAGATGTAAAAATACTGTCAGACATTATTGTTACGTCAGGTAATGCTGTTAAAATAGTTAATCAACTGCCAAAAGATGAAAAAATAGTTTTTGCACCAGATAGAAATTTAGGAACTTATATAAATTATGTAACTGGACGAAACATGGTTTTATGGGATGGAGCCTGCCATGTTCATAATCGAATTAAAAAAGAAGATGTTTTAAAATTAAAGCAAAAATATCAAGATGCAAAAATTATATCGCATCCTGAATGTCAATCAGAAATAATAAAAATATCTGATTTTGTTGGTTCTACAGCAGCATTATTAAATTTTATTAAAAAAGATAATTCTAAAAAATATATAGTTGCCACAGAAACAGGAATTTTGCATCAAATGAAAAAAATAAGAACAGATGCAGAATTTATTATAGTTTCTTCTAATGAAACTTGTAACTGCAACGATTGTTCGTATATGAAATTAAATACTTTAGAAAAAATTTTAGATGTTTTAGAAAATGAAACGAACGAAATTCATTTGTCTGATGATGTAATAAAGCGAGCATTGGTTCCGTTAAACAGAATGTTAGAAATGAGTTAA
- the ybeY gene encoding rRNA maturation RNase YbeY, producing the protein MKTLGLEWNNSDNFAENIDKEVLKKTCSLICEDFNNKPGRIIFNIVSDDDLWKMNVKFLNHENLTDVITFPYNKGEFINGEVFISYDRAADNAKINKTNTEKEIIRYAFHGVLHLNGLDDETQEQKQIIHEFEEKYMKKYYEFQEKR; encoded by the coding sequence ATGAAAACATTGGGTCTTGAGTGGAATAATTCTGATAATTTTGCTGAAAATATTGATAAAGAAGTTTTAAAAAAAACATGTAGTCTTATTTGCGAAGACTTTAATAACAAGCCCGGAAGAATAATATTTAACATCGTTTCAGATGATGATTTGTGGAAAATGAATGTTAAGTTTTTAAATCATGAAAATTTAACAGATGTAATAACTTTTCCCTACAATAAAGGCGAGTTTATCAATGGCGAAGTTTTTATTAGCTATGACAGAGCCGCAGATAATGCAAAAATAAATAAAACAAACACTGAAAAAGAAATTATTCGTTATGCTTTTCATGGCGTTTTACATTTGAATGGTTTAGATGACGAAACACAAGAACAAAAACAAATCATTCATGAATTTGAAGAAAAATACATGAAAAAATATTATGAATTTCAGGAAAAACGATGA
- a CDS encoding RpiB/LacA/LacB family sugar-phosphate isomerase — translation MKKIKMVIGSDHAGFKYKEEIKKYFKNLIDFEDVGTFSEEKCDYPDFAHEAAKKVNEETKGILICGSGNGMIMSANKHKNIRCALAWNVEIAKLARLHNDANMVAIPARFISENEAFEIIKIFNETEFEGERHINRVNKISIW, via the coding sequence ATGAAAAAAATAAAAATGGTAATAGGTTCTGACCACGCTGGTTTTAAATATAAAGAAGAAATAAAAAAATATTTTAAAAATTTAATAGATTTTGAAGATGTAGGTACATTTTCAGAAGAAAAATGTGATTATCCCGATTTTGCACATGAAGCAGCAAAAAAAGTAAATGAAGAAACAAAAGGAATACTAATTTGTGGATCTGGGAACGGAATGATAATGAGTGCAAATAAACATAAAAATATAAGATGTGCATTGGCTTGGAATGTTGAAATTGCGAAATTAGCTCGATTACATAATGATGCAAATATGGTGGCAATACCTGCTCGATTTATAAGTGAAAATGAAGCTTTTGAAATAATAAAAATTTTTAATGAAACAGAATTTGAGGGGGAAAGACATATTAATAGAGTAAACAAAATATCAATTTGGTAA
- a CDS encoding lactate utilization protein, translated as MENKYLSTFKKDISIKLANKSLQENMLNNVTNYKKNFTEAITQFEDLDACKERISYLKKRTFNDLEKYLIEFENKFIRNGGFVFWADNVNDVFKILEGILPEKGSVVLKTKSNTLEEVNVDKYLQSNESKIVETNIGKFIIKENNEKASHPIFPTFHLNKEQITELFNSKFNLDKNAPIEEIITFIRKTVHENYSKAQVCVTGANFIVADTGSVAISENEGNVSQATAWSKKHIVIAGIEKVIPSVKDLYLYWSMLATHSTGQKISAYNHLISGPARSSELDGSEEMFVILLNNNRHVLLEDLNLREALKCINCGACSNHCPIFTRISGYAYPDIFSGPIGSIVSPHINENNELYFLSYASPLCGKCTSVCPEKIKIHDLLVYNRQLAVKSKAISAIEAKLMRLILKSLKSRKSMDFFKPKIKNMAFKIYLRKSWTKYKAPLIFPEKSFNQIMTEKAKDSTQNMPKNK; from the coding sequence ATGGAAAATAAGTATTTAAGCACATTTAAAAAAGATATTTCTATAAAATTAGCAAATAAAAGTTTGCAAGAAAATATGCTTAATAATGTTACTAATTATAAAAAAAATTTTACCGAAGCAATTACTCAATTTGAGGATTTAGACGCATGTAAAGAAAGAATTTCTTATTTAAAAAAGAGAACATTTAATGATTTAGAGAAGTATTTAATAGAATTTGAAAATAAATTTATTCGTAATGGAGGATTTGTTTTTTGGGCAGATAATGTAAACGATGTTTTTAAAATTTTAGAAGGAATTTTACCTGAAAAAGGTAGTGTAGTTTTAAAAACAAAATCAAATACGTTAGAAGAGGTAAATGTTGATAAATACTTGCAAAGCAATGAAAGTAAAATAGTAGAAACAAATATTGGAAAATTTATCATAAAAGAAAACAACGAAAAGGCTTCGCACCCAATATTTCCTACATTTCACTTAAACAAAGAACAAATTACAGAGCTGTTTAATAGTAAATTTAATTTAGACAAAAACGCTCCAATAGAAGAAATAATAACATTTATACGAAAAACAGTACACGAAAATTATTCAAAAGCTCAAGTTTGTGTTACAGGAGCAAATTTTATAGTTGCAGATACTGGTTCTGTTGCCATTTCTGAAAATGAAGGCAATGTTTCTCAAGCAACAGCGTGGTCTAAAAAGCATATTGTTATTGCAGGTATTGAAAAAGTTATTCCAAGCGTTAAAGATTTATATTTGTATTGGTCAATGCTAGCAACTCATTCAACAGGACAAAAAATATCTGCATATAATCATTTAATTTCTGGTCCTGCACGAAGCTCCGAACTTGATGGTTCCGAAGAAATGTTTGTTATTTTATTAAACAATAACAGACATGTGTTATTAGAAGATTTGAATTTAAGAGAGGCATTAAAATGTATTAATTGTGGAGCATGTTCAAATCATTGTCCAATATTTACACGTATTTCTGGTTATGCGTATCCGGATATTTTTAGTGGACCGATTGGCTCAATAGTTTCTCCACATATAAATGAAAATAACGAACTTTATTTTTTGTCCTACGCTTCCCCACTCTGCGGAAAATGCACTTCTGTTTGTCCTGAAAAAATAAAAATACACGACCTTTTAGTTTATAATAGGCAATTAGCAGTTAAAAGCAAGGCGATTTCAGCTATTGAAGCGAAATTGATGAGATTAATTTTAAAAAGCTTAAAAAGCCGTAAAAGCATGGATTTTTTTAAGCCCAAAATAAAAAATATGGCTTTTAAAATATATTTGCGAAAATCTTGGACAAAATATAAAGCTCCGCTAATTTTTCCTGAAAAGAGTTTTAATCAAATTATGACGGAAAAAGCGAAAGATAGTACGCAAAATATGCCGAAGAATAAATAA
- a CDS encoding YjgP/YjgQ family permease, with protein sequence MIMKILDKYIIKRFLFSFLLAIGLLLLIIIAFDISEKIDDFIDKQAPFSEIIFKYYFNFIPYFINLFSPLFVFIAVVFVVSKMAVNTEIIAILTNGISFNRLLLPFIYTGIFLAIFSFFLQNFLIPPANAVRLEFEKKYIRNAKPFGIRDIHMQISPNEYVFIESFSFKTNKAMMFTLESIDFKKGLNRKISANMAQYDSITGRWTLKDVYDRIILDSTEKLNYFQEIDTVLAMVPKDFDAKNRNLEVLDFFELNEYIKKQKMRGADNIKFLEVERHRRIAFPFATVILTIIGVAVSSRKTRGGTGLHIGIGISLSFAFILMMQISTTFATNGNLPPALAVWIPNIIFSVVAYFLVKMTPK encoded by the coding sequence ATTATAATGAAAATTCTTGATAAGTATATTATAAAGAGATTTCTTTTTTCCTTTTTGCTTGCAATAGGCTTATTATTGTTGATTATTATTGCATTTGATATTTCTGAAAAGATTGATGATTTTATAGATAAACAAGCACCATTTTCTGAAATTATTTTTAAGTACTATTTTAATTTTATTCCATATTTTATAAATCTTTTTAGCCCTCTGTTTGTTTTTATAGCAGTGGTTTTTGTGGTTTCAAAAATGGCTGTAAACACAGAAATAATTGCGATTTTGACAAATGGTATAAGCTTTAATCGTTTATTGTTACCCTTTATATATACAGGAATTTTTCTTGCAATATTTTCTTTTTTCTTGCAAAATTTTTTAATACCGCCAGCAAATGCGGTGCGACTTGAATTTGAAAAAAAATACATTAGAAATGCAAAACCTTTTGGAATAAGAGATATTCATATGCAAATATCTCCAAATGAGTATGTTTTTATAGAAAGCTTTTCTTTTAAAACCAATAAAGCAATGATGTTTACTTTGGAAAGTATTGATTTTAAAAAAGGTTTAAATAGAAAAATTTCTGCAAACATGGCTCAATACGACTCAATTACTGGGCGTTGGACACTAAAAGATGTTTATGACAGAATCATTCTTGATTCTACAGAAAAATTAAACTATTTTCAAGAAATAGATACTGTTTTAGCAATGGTTCCAAAAGATTTTGATGCAAAAAATAGAAATCTTGAAGTATTGGATTTTTTTGAATTAAATGAGTACATTAAAAAACAAAAAATGCGAGGGGCAGATAATATTAAATTTCTTGAAGTAGAGCGGCACAGAAGAATAGCTTTTCCTTTTGCAACAGTAATATTAACAATTATAGGAGTTGCTGTTTCTAGTCGTAAGACTAGGGGCGGGACAGGATTGCATATTGGAATAGGGATATCTTTGAGTTTTGCTTTTATTTTAATGATGCAAATAAGTACAACTTTTGCTACCAATGGCAATTTACCGCCAGCGTTAGCAGTATGGATACCAAACATTATTTTTTCGGTAGTTGCATATTTTTTAGTAAAAATGACTCCGAAATAA
- the tgt gene encoding tRNA guanosine(34) transglycosylase Tgt — translation MEFKIQNISDKARAGVLKTDHGEIKTPIFMPVGTLGAVKGVMFENLRKDIKAQIILGNTYHLYLRPGAEVLREVGGLHNFNKWDRPILTDSGGYQVYSLSKIRKITDDGVIFQSHIDGSRHQFTPENVMDMQRCIGADIMMAFDECAPFPAERKYAENSVKLTHKWLERCYNHFSKTLPLYGHNQSLFPIVQGSVYEDLREQSAKFVSQFDCPGFAIGGLSVGEPTDIMYKITNLVCDILPFEKPRYLMGVGTPANIIRSIANGVDMFDCVMPTRNGRNAMLFTRNGIINIRNKKWETDFSPIDEDSPVEIDKTTSKAYLRHLFVAGEMLGPILASIHNLAFYLRLVEEARQAIINNNYTEWAKIAEKQTMKRL, via the coding sequence ATGGAATTTAAAATTCAAAATATAAGTGATAAAGCGCGAGCAGGGGTTTTAAAAACAGACCATGGCGAAATAAAAACGCCTATTTTTATGCCTGTTGGCACATTGGGAGCCGTGAAAGGCGTAATGTTTGAAAATCTTCGGAAAGACATAAAAGCTCAAATTATTTTAGGAAACACATATCATTTGTATTTGAGACCAGGAGCCGAAGTGCTGAGAGAAGTAGGTGGGTTGCATAATTTTAATAAATGGGACCGTCCGATTTTAACGGATAGTGGCGGCTATCAAGTGTATTCTTTGTCAAAAATTCGCAAAATAACAGATGATGGCGTTATTTTTCAGTCGCATATTGATGGTAGTAGGCACCAATTTACTCCTGAAAACGTAATGGATATGCAGCGATGTATTGGTGCGGATATAATGATGGCTTTTGATGAGTGCGCCCCATTTCCAGCTGAAAGAAAATATGCTGAAAATAGTGTAAAATTAACGCATAAATGGCTGGAAAGATGCTATAATCATTTTAGCAAAACATTGCCACTTTATGGGCATAATCAAAGTTTGTTCCCTATTGTGCAAGGCAGTGTATATGAGGATTTGAGAGAGCAATCAGCAAAATTTGTAAGCCAATTCGATTGTCCCGGATTTGCAATAGGCGGCTTAAGCGTGGGAGAGCCAACAGATATTATGTATAAAATTACAAATCTTGTTTGTGATATTTTGCCTTTTGAAAAACCGCGGTATTTAATGGGCGTGGGAACTCCTGCAAATATTATTAGAAGCATTGCAAATGGTGTTGATATGTTTGATTGTGTGATGCCGACCAGAAATGGACGTAATGCTATGCTTTTTACTAGAAATGGAATTATAAATATTAGAAATAAAAAATGGGAAACAGATTTTTCTCCTATTGACGAAGACAGCCCCGTTGAAATAGACAAAACGACATCAAAAGCGTATTTGAGGCATTTGTTTGTTGCAGGAGAAATGCTAGGACCAATTTTAGCAAGTATTCATAATCTTGCATTTTATCTAAGATTAGTGGAAGAAGCTCGGCAGGCAATAATTAATAATAATTACACGGAATGGGCAAAAATAGCTGAAAAACAAACAATGAAACGATTATAA
- a CDS encoding rRNA pseudouridine synthase, with protein MENQKKINNKKSSEKNTLKKTKKVFQKSKKEFDNSEKKYSLKQNLENNENFSRKTEKLFDTEKPLKQSRGAEKRQNKSTQQRPENSIFEKPKRNTRNIESSRRKENTKNFKSKNSKEEIRLNKFISNSGVCSRRDADILISTGLVKVNGKIITTLGYKVNKNDKVVVDGNEIKSEKKVYLILNKPKDTITTTDDPTGRKTVMDIVKNACKERIYPVGRLDRNTTGILIFTNDGDLSKRLTHPSHKIIKVYQVTLDKNLTSEDLKSISNGVKIDDDFVEIDDIAWVEKGKKNIVGIQIHSGKYHVVKRIFEKFGYNVIKLDRTMFGPLTKKNLPRGTWRFLTEEEISILHRL; from the coding sequence ATGGAAAATCAGAAAAAAATAAATAATAAAAAATCTTCTGAAAAAAATACTTTGAAAAAAACAAAGAAGGTTTTTCAAAAATCTAAAAAAGAATTTGATAATTCTGAAAAAAAGTACTCTTTAAAGCAAAATCTAGAAAACAACGAAAATTTTTCTAGAAAAACAGAAAAATTATTTGATACAGAAAAACCTTTAAAACAGAGTAGGGGAGCGGAAAAGAGGCAAAATAAAAGCACCCAACAACGCCCTGAGAATTCAATATTTGAAAAACCCAAGAGAAATACCCGAAATATTGAAAGCTCAAGGAGAAAAGAGAACACAAAAAATTTTAAATCAAAAAATTCAAAAGAAGAAATAAGATTAAATAAATTTATTTCAAATAGTGGAGTTTGTTCTCGAAGAGATGCAGATATTTTAATTTCAACGGGATTAGTAAAAGTAAATGGAAAAATTATTACAACTTTAGGATATAAAGTTAACAAGAACGATAAAGTTGTTGTTGATGGAAACGAAATAAAATCTGAAAAAAAAGTTTATTTAATCCTTAATAAGCCCAAAGATACAATAACTACTACAGATGATCCAACAGGACGAAAAACAGTGATGGATATTGTAAAAAATGCGTGTAAAGAAAGAATTTATCCTGTTGGCAGATTAGATAGAAATACTACAGGAATTTTAATTTTTACAAATGATGGAGATCTTTCAAAACGTTTAACACACCCATCTCATAAAATAATAAAAGTTTACCAAGTTACTTTAGACAAAAATTTAACAAGCGAAGATTTAAAATCAATTTCTAATGGAGTAAAAATAGATGACGATTTTGTAGAGATTGACGATATTGCTTGGGTTGAAAAAGGAAAAAAAAATATTGTGGGAATACAAATTCATAGTGGAAAATACCATGTTGTAAAACGAATTTTTGAGAAATTTGGCTATAATGTTATAAAATTAGATAGAACAATGTTTGGACCTCTAACTAAAAAGAATTTACCAAGGGGAACTTGGCGTTTTTTAACAGAAGAAGAAATTTCAATTTTACATAGACTTTAA
- a CDS encoding response regulator transcription factor codes for MNKTKIVIIENDNEDAKTIQNLLEKCNYKEISIISSSEKALNKIEKNIPDIILINLDLEKEMNGIQIAEIVKQRYKIPIVFIINNIDENIIKKAKEIKPCGLIFKPFNEKAIYATLEIAFYKHNFDLEQKRELDIYKNIILSRNENQCIFIKTEKGFNKIKLNDIFFIEALKNYVIINVKDKIFTTHSTMMKIQKILPKNDFIRVHRSFIVRIDKIFSIKYPNLVIEDKMQNIPIGGIYKKELYERLNIM; via the coding sequence ATGAATAAAACTAAGATTGTAATTATTGAGAATGATAATGAGGACGCAAAAACCATTCAGAATTTATTAGAAAAATGCAATTATAAAGAAATTTCTATAATTTCATCAAGTGAAAAGGCTTTAAATAAAATAGAAAAAAATATTCCAGATATTATTTTAATAAACTTAGATTTAGAAAAAGAAATGAATGGAATTCAAATAGCTGAAATTGTAAAACAGCGATATAAAATACCTATAGTTTTTATTATAAATAATATTGATGAGAATATTATTAAAAAAGCAAAGGAGATTAAACCATGTGGTTTAATTTTCAAGCCATTTAATGAAAAAGCAATATATGCAACATTAGAAATAGCTTTTTATAAACATAATTTTGATTTAGAGCAAAAAAGAGAATTAGATATTTATAAAAATATTATTTTATCAAGAAATGAAAATCAATGCATTTTTATTAAAACTGAAAAAGGCTTTAATAAAATAAAATTAAATGACATATTTTTTATAGAGGCTCTTAAAAATTATGTTATTATAAACGTTAAAGATAAAATTTTCACAACTCATTCAACTATGATGAAAATACAAAAAATTCTTCCTAAAAATGATTTTATTAGAGTGCATCGTTCTTTTATTGTTAGAATAGATAAAATATTTTCAATAAAATATCCAAATCTTGTAATTGAAGATAAAATGCAAAATATTCCGATAGGAGGTATTTATAAAAAAGAATTATATGAAAGATTAAATATTATGTAA
- a CDS encoding ATP-binding protein: protein MRKDIEKLVLKSNISELNKIVSFVENIADKYYLNDSYFANIMVALTEAFNNALKHGNKNDESKKIIIEFYISNSEMIFDVSDEGSGFDFQSFLKTKHDLNQRGIDLIYHVSDKVAFSNNGSKISISFNMAAIDSDISKKRIEAMNLAKSKAFLKNENIGS, encoded by the coding sequence ATGAGAAAGGATATAGAAAAACTAGTATTAAAAAGTAATATTTCAGAACTTAATAAAATAGTTAGCTTCGTTGAAAATATAGCAGATAAATATTATTTAAACGATTCGTATTTTGCTAATATAATGGTTGCATTAACAGAGGCGTTTAACAATGCACTAAAGCATGGTAACAAAAATGATGAATCAAAGAAAATAATTATAGAATTTTATATTTCAAATAGCGAAATGATATTTGATGTTTCTGACGAAGGAAGTGGATTTGACTTTCAATCTTTTTTGAAAACGAAACATGATTTAAATCAACGAGGAATAGATTTAATCTATCATGTGAGCGATAAAGTTGCTTTTTCAAACAACGGCAGTAAAATTTCTATTTCTTTTAATATGGCAGCGATAGATTCAGATATAAGCAAAAAGCGAATAGAAGCAATGAATTTAGCAAAAAGTAAAGCATTTTTAAAAAATGAAAACATTGGGTCTTGA
- the mnmG gene encoding tRNA uridine-5-carboxymethylaminomethyl(34) synthesis enzyme MnmG, whose amino-acid sequence MKIFQDFDIIVVGGGHAGCEAAMSAAKLGSKVLLITQDLLSFAKLSCNPSIGGIAKGQIVREIDALGGYTGIVADKSMIQFRMLNRSKGPAMWSPRSQNDRVLFSLEWKKILENTKNLFLWRDDVTELLVEKETVCGVKTILGISISAKAVIITAGTFLNGKIHIGKTSFSGGRIGEKSARGLTENINSFGIESKKLKTGTPMRIDGKSIDFSKLIEQPGDENPGKFSFSNTEYLKKQKSCYLAYTSEDVHDILRTGFDESPMFSGIISGIGPRYCPSIEDKIVRFSDKNFHQLFVEPDGWDTNEYYLNGFSSSLPIQIQFEALKKIVGFENAVILQPGYAIEYDYFPPTQLFPNLMSKKITNLFFAGQVNGTTGYEEAAAQGLMAGVNAHLKLKEQEPFILKRHEAYIGVLIDDLVSKGVDEPYRMFTSRAEHRLLLRQDNADIRLTEISYNLGLADENRLKNVEKKQETIKNISKWLDSNSVEPSTINNFLEENNSKPISQKQKFSQIILRPEVSLHSLIKEKIIPNESVYEMEESFIDSLEIEIKYKSYIEREKEFAQRLDKFENLKLPQSFDYHTITNLSWEAREKLNKIQPANLAQASRISGVSPADIAVIIGKMKK is encoded by the coding sequence ATGAAAATATTTCAAGATTTTGATATAATTGTAGTTGGAGGAGGTCATGCAGGCTGTGAAGCGGCGATGTCTGCGGCAAAACTTGGGTCAAAGGTTTTATTAATTACACAGGATTTACTTAGTTTTGCGAAGTTATCATGCAATCCGTCAATTGGAGGAATAGCAAAAGGACAAATTGTTAGAGAAATTGACGCTCTTGGCGGCTATACAGGCATTGTTGCAGACAAATCAATGATTCAATTTAGAATGCTTAATCGCTCGAAAGGACCAGCAATGTGGAGCCCGCGGTCGCAAAATGATAGGGTTCTTTTTAGCTTGGAATGGAAAAAAATTCTTGAAAACACAAAAAATTTGTTTTTGTGGAGAGACGATGTAACAGAGTTATTAGTTGAAAAAGAAACTGTGTGCGGCGTAAAAACAATTTTGGGAATAAGTATTAGTGCCAAAGCCGTAATTATTACCGCAGGAACATTTTTAAATGGAAAAATTCATATAGGGAAAACATCTTTTTCTGGAGGTAGAATTGGCGAAAAATCTGCAAGAGGACTTACAGAAAACATAAATAGCTTCGGAATAGAAAGCAAAAAACTAAAAACGGGTACTCCTATGCGTATAGATGGAAAATCAATAGACTTTTCCAAGCTGATAGAGCAACCCGGCGACGAAAATCCTGGAAAATTTTCTTTTTCTAACACAGAATATTTAAAAAAGCAAAAAAGTTGTTATTTAGCCTATACATCAGAAGATGTACACGATATTTTAAGGACAGGATTTGATGAATCGCCAATGTTTTCTGGTATTATTAGTGGCATAGGTCCAAGATATTGCCCGTCAATAGAAGATAAAATTGTAAGATTTAGCGATAAAAATTTTCATCAATTGTTTGTTGAGCCAGACGGCTGGGATACTAACGAATATTATTTGAACGGATTTAGCTCCTCTTTGCCAATTCAAATTCAATTTGAAGCGCTAAAAAAAATAGTAGGATTTGAAAATGCAGTGATTTTACAACCGGGCTATGCAATAGAATATGACTATTTTCCACCAACTCAACTATTTCCAAACTTGATGTCGAAAAAAATTACAAACCTCTTTTTTGCAGGTCAAGTTAATGGCACCACAGGCTACGAAGAAGCTGCAGCACAGGGATTAATGGCGGGAGTAAACGCTCACTTAAAACTCAAAGAGCAGGAGCCATTTATTTTGAAGCGACACGAGGCTTATATTGGCGTTTTAATTGACGACCTAGTTTCCAAAGGCGTAGATGAGCCTTATAGAATGTTCACTTCTAGAGCGGAACACAGGCTGCTTTTAAGGCAAGATAACGCAGATATAAGATTGACGGAAATAAGCTATAATCTTGGTTTGGCAGATGAAAATAGACTAAAAAATGTTGAAAAAAAACAGGAAACAATAAAAAACATTTCTAAATGGCTGGATAGCAACAGTGTTGAGCCAAGCACAATTAATAATTTTCTTGAAGAAAACAACAGTAAGCCAATTAGCCAAAAACAAAAATTTTCTCAAATAATTTTACGTCCGGAAGTTTCTTTGCACAGCTTAATTAAAGAAAAAATCATTCCTAATGAAAGTGTTTATGAAATGGAAGAGTCTTTCATTGATTCGCTTGAAATTGAAATAAAGTATAAAAGCTATATTGAGCGGGAAAAAGAATTTGCTCAACGATTAGATAAATTTGAAAACTTAAAACTACCACAATCCTTTGATTATCACACAATTACAAATCTTTCGTGGGAAGCAAGAGAAAAATTAAATAAAATTCAACCAGCAAATTTAGCACAAGCTTCTCGCATTAGTGGCGTGTCGCCAGCAGATATAGCGGTGATTATTGGAAAAATGAAAAAATAA